Proteins encoded together in one Chitinophaga sp. LS1 window:
- a CDS encoding DUF6443 domain-containing protein, with the protein MNKHLSIYIIFCCLLGIFHPGSAQVPVTTQHTAATPVIRPSAYTTTAYSSLYIWTPAMITADADAVLDTSHTAAAVKLTTQYLDGLGRPLQTVERRISPNGNDMVTAYTYDSLGRQQYQYLPYIHQQDSAHNGKIKSDPFAAQASFYQNTALNPGIANEHVYYSQTEYEASPLNRVLKKWDPGDSWAQTGGNHPVEMQYYYNTSDDAVLIWKIAISKKNCSTTATYGSGSATLPDTAGIYSTGQLNKNILIDEAGLQVIEYKDKDGKLILKKVQLADSPGKAHDGWLCTYYVYDDLGSLRFVIPPLAVQNIMSDWKITSTVADELCFQYQYDARGRMISKKIPGAGAVLMAYDSRNRVVFTQDSLQRGQSSPEWLTTFYDGLNRPYETALYTVTSSREALQCTLNTSTSDTSPVYNPLPDISAGALSPLSYTYYDNYNYTGVHSLVNTGLSKPEAGDNPYSQANTSSSTRVATLTTGTKVRILGTDQWLTTTNYFDDDALTIQTIADNHTGGKNVTSLLYDYNGKVLSTYLTHTNPSSTVTPQTTLLTKMGYDAAGHLISLVKRLNDSTNLEEKIAENTYNELGQLLQKKIGVAASGQLDTLTYTYNIKGWLAGINKAFVNSTGTDNWFGEEISYDNGFDSSQYNGNIAGIKWKTRSNGIPRAYGFGYDGANRLKKAVFNQQNNTGAAWTSDKADFTVSNLAYDANGNISSMKQQGLIGTTNSNVDNLTYTYQANSNKLLTVTDASNTSTAKLGDFNDGTNTGNDYTYNGNGNLISDQNKQITSISYNLLNLPEKILVSGKGTINYLYTADGRKLKKTVVDSTSSPVKTTVTDYIEGLVYERDTLRYIIHEEGRIRPEYDSGKALVYHWDYFEKDHLGNVRVVLGDNADTSVYAATMETASSATENALFSNIDNTRTALPAGYPTDETTNPNAYVARLNAESGEKIGPSIVLRVMAGDTLQLGVKAFYKSTAASTSSTTTSSMLAALIQAFSSSTISDGTHAAAGTNSAISSAYTSSEYEELISKDADENLATKPKAYLTYVLFDDLFNMVDDNSGVKQVQGNPDELQTLTVEKFVIKKTGFVYIYTSNESGENVYFDNLVVVHNRGPLLEETHYYPWGLTMAGISSNALKGVNYSENRLKYNSKELQSKEFGDGSGLGWYDYGARMYDQQIGRFNRIDRFTDSVPDFSPYHYANNNPILYIDINGDSTVPATPIAPINWVIPLKPVTVTAQSANTNQATGSTTNANSMAYPFYNFGTINTMTNHISVPAYLLNINIPKATLSKLPQWFVGKYGRSIAMKGANKYTSVLSIQMRRLGWQHGGRIIGDVSAVAAFTSLAVDNGYYYNDIIQGKQSFDQVQEHYDDVTLSPMFWLYKRIEPWLINLGEPNK; encoded by the coding sequence ATGAACAAACATCTATCTATATATATCATATTTTGCTGCCTGCTGGGAATATTCCATCCCGGCAGCGCACAGGTGCCTGTTACCACCCAACATACTGCTGCTACTCCCGTTATACGACCTTCCGCTTATACAACTACTGCTTACAGCTCCTTATACATCTGGACACCGGCTATGATCACAGCAGATGCTGATGCCGTATTAGATACCAGCCATACTGCTGCAGCGGTAAAACTGACGACACAATACCTGGACGGATTGGGACGTCCCTTACAAACTGTAGAGAGAAGGATCAGTCCTAACGGCAATGATATGGTTACCGCCTATACATACGATTCTCTTGGCAGGCAACAATATCAATACCTGCCCTATATACATCAACAGGATAGTGCCCATAATGGGAAAATAAAATCAGATCCATTTGCAGCACAAGCATCTTTTTATCAAAATACTGCACTCAACCCCGGCATCGCAAATGAACATGTGTACTATAGCCAGACTGAGTATGAAGCCTCTCCACTAAACCGGGTATTAAAGAAATGGGACCCCGGTGATAGTTGGGCACAAACGGGCGGAAATCATCCGGTAGAAATGCAGTACTATTACAATACCAGCGACGATGCTGTGCTGATCTGGAAAATTGCAATTAGTAAAAAGAACTGTTCCACCACTGCTACTTATGGTTCCGGTTCCGCAACTCTTCCCGATACTGCCGGCATTTACAGTACCGGGCAGCTCAATAAAAACATTTTAATCGATGAAGCAGGGCTCCAGGTGATAGAATACAAGGACAAAGACGGCAAACTCATTCTCAAAAAAGTACAATTGGCCGATAGTCCTGGTAAAGCCCATGATGGATGGTTATGCACCTACTATGTGTATGACGATCTGGGTAGTCTTCGTTTTGTAATACCGCCACTGGCAGTACAAAATATCATGTCTGACTGGAAGATCACTTCAACCGTCGCCGATGAACTTTGCTTCCAGTATCAATATGATGCACGTGGCCGCATGATTTCGAAAAAAATCCCCGGAGCAGGAGCTGTTTTAATGGCTTATGATAGCCGAAACAGAGTCGTATTTACACAGGATTCATTACAAAGAGGCCAGTCTTCTCCCGAGTGGCTGACTACCTTCTACGATGGATTGAACCGCCCCTATGAAACGGCGCTTTACACGGTTACCAGCAGCAGAGAAGCCCTGCAATGCACGCTGAATACTTCTACCAGCGATACCTCTCCGGTCTATAATCCCCTGCCGGACATCAGCGCGGGTGCACTTTCACCATTGTCTTACACTTACTATGATAATTATAACTATACTGGTGTACATAGCCTTGTGAACACAGGTCTTTCAAAACCGGAAGCAGGCGACAATCCTTATAGCCAGGCCAATACTTCTTCCAGTACGCGTGTCGCAACTCTCACCACAGGAACAAAGGTTCGCATATTAGGCACAGACCAATGGCTCACCACCACAAACTACTTCGACGATGATGCCCTGACTATCCAGACAATTGCAGATAATCATACAGGTGGAAAAAATGTGACCAGCCTTCTATATGACTACAATGGCAAGGTGTTAAGCACCTACCTTACGCATACCAATCCTTCCAGCACTGTTACGCCTCAGACAACCTTACTGACCAAAATGGGTTATGATGCAGCTGGTCACCTGATTTCACTCGTCAAGCGGCTGAATGACAGCACCAACCTCGAGGAAAAGATCGCAGAGAACACCTATAATGAGCTGGGACAATTGCTACAAAAGAAAATAGGCGTAGCTGCCAGTGGGCAGTTAGATACCCTCACCTATACTTATAATATAAAAGGCTGGTTAGCGGGTATCAACAAAGCATTCGTCAATTCCACCGGCACAGACAACTGGTTCGGTGAAGAAATCAGTTATGATAATGGCTTTGATAGCAGCCAATACAATGGCAACATTGCAGGCATCAAATGGAAAACCAGGTCCAACGGCATACCAAGGGCATACGGGTTTGGTTATGATGGCGCCAACCGCCTAAAAAAGGCTGTCTTTAACCAGCAAAACAATACTGGAGCAGCATGGACATCAGACAAAGCTGACTTTACAGTAAGCAACCTCGCTTATGATGCAAATGGTAACATTAGCTCAATGAAACAACAGGGGTTAATAGGTACTACCAACAGTAATGTGGATAACCTGACATATACCTACCAGGCCAATAGTAATAAGCTATTGACTGTGACAGATGCCAGTAATACAAGCACCGCCAAACTAGGTGATTTTAATGATGGTACAAACACAGGCAATGACTATACATACAACGGTAATGGCAATTTAATATCCGATCAGAATAAGCAAATCACTTCTATCAGTTATAACCTGCTGAATCTTCCCGAAAAAATTCTGGTCAGCGGCAAGGGTACAATTAATTATTTATATACAGCAGATGGCAGGAAACTGAAAAAAACCGTGGTGGACAGTACCTCGTCTCCTGTCAAAACCACTGTGACTGATTACATAGAAGGATTAGTGTATGAACGGGACACCTTACGATATATTATTCACGAAGAAGGCCGTATTCGCCCGGAATACGATTCCGGCAAAGCCCTCGTTTATCATTGGGATTATTTTGAAAAAGATCACCTGGGCAATGTCCGGGTAGTATTGGGAGATAATGCAGACACCAGCGTATACGCTGCTACCATGGAGACTGCCAGCAGTGCGACTGAAAATGCTTTATTCAGTAACATAGACAATACCCGCACGGCGCTTCCTGCTGGCTATCCAACGGATGAAACTACCAATCCAAATGCATATGTAGCCAGGCTGAATGCAGAAAGTGGTGAAAAAATAGGACCTTCCATTGTATTACGGGTCATGGCGGGGGATACCCTGCAGCTGGGGGTCAAAGCATTTTACAAAAGCACAGCAGCAAGCACCTCCAGTACTACCACAAGCAGTATGCTAGCCGCACTCATACAGGCATTCAGTTCTTCCACTATCTCTGATGGTACACATGCGGCTGCGGGTACAAATTCCGCTATTTCGTCAGCATATACGTCCAGTGAGTACGAAGAGTTGATCAGCAAGGATGCGGATGAGAACCTTGCTACTAAACCAAAGGCGTATCTCACCTATGTACTTTTTGACGACCTGTTCAACATGGTAGATGATAATAGTGGTGTGAAACAGGTACAGGGAAATCCTGATGAATTGCAAACATTGACGGTAGAGAAGTTCGTTATTAAAAAAACAGGATTTGTTTATATTTATACGAGTAATGAAAGTGGGGAGAATGTGTATTTTGATAATCTGGTGGTAGTCCATAACAGAGGGCCGTTATTGGAGGAGACGCATTATTATCCATGGGGGTTGACAATGGCAGGGATTAGTTCGAATGCCTTGAAGGGTGTGAACTATTCGGAGAATAGGTTGAAGTATAATAGTAAAGAACTTCAGTCAAAGGAATTTGGAGATGGGAGTGGGTTAGGGTGGTATGATTATGGAGCAAGAATGTATGATCAGCAGATAGGAAGATTCAATAGAATTGATAGGTTTACTGATTCTGTTCCAGATTTTTCACCCTATCACTATGCGAATAACAATCCTATTTTATACATTGATATTAATGGAGATTCAACAGTACCTGCTACTCCGATTGCTCCGATTAATTGGGTAATTCCATTAAAGCCGGTTACAGTAACAGCACAAAGTGCAAATACAAACCAAGCAACTGGGAGTACGACAAATGCAAATTCAATGGCATACCCGTTTTATAATTTTGGAACTATTAATACGATGACTAATCATATTAGTGTACCTGCTTACTTATTGAATATTAACATACCTAAGGCTACCTTAAGTAAATTGCCACAATGGTTTGTAGGGAAATATGGTCGTAGTATAGCTATGAAAGGGGCAAATAAATATACGAGTGTTTTATCCATTCAAATGAGGAGACTAGGTTGGCAGCATGGTGGTAGAATTATAGGAGATGTTTCTGCTGTGGCAGCATTTACTTCGCTTGCTGTAGATAATGGTTATTACTACAACGATATAATTCAAGGGAAGCAATCATTTGATCAAGTTCAAGAACATTATGATGATGTAACTTTAAGTCCCATGTTCTGGCTATATAAGAGAATAGAACCTTGGTTAATAAACTTAGGAGAGCCTAATAAATAA
- a CDS encoding DUF5977 domain-containing protein: MYITTRTRTKTILFLWMLLSICHWGKGQSPSIIPLPAEQAELFKYNSTPVSMMTGVPQISYPLYEINTGWIKVPISLSYHASGIKVGQKATWVGLGWSLMAGGSIARQIRGDEDETETYGWFNQSTPINSFGSVVTYDGRKNYYESRPDLQPDFFNYNFTGKSGRFLYSRDQKNFVTAPYQPVSITHTSDNNYVITDDDGSRYFFTQKFNTTTDNSGLQTHVIGWNLTKIISNDGADSVLFNYATVTGNGDKAADDVLTFNKVYRKNVSGTDDAASYVADEVVKTISYSYNNVPKISEIIFRQGKVKFYANTVRADYAGNALDSIVVYSNDNGTYNRVKKVSFNYSYFYTGNSYPSFTDYRLKLLSFSNEDLNGEQPEKYTFNYNSTTLPNTLSCSQDWWGFYNGVTQYTLMPKQLPSQTEIQKYGKLGTADRSASETYIMAGILNKVTYPTGGYTTYDYAMNKYERTPDNKDSTIASITLAGPAKVGVTYGWDSATTTFQVRPPNNNQDYYELDISIDFSASSANPPLSYAQEVQLRDLTTAKIVASWNSDTYLNAGTNGTAHTLTATYTCDTSHTYQLYVGINDLPTTTVTAIISIAVPDNSTKYKYGGGIRVETISSYNLDNTLQKKDVYKYGENESGIGYMPTSADDMMTNIFYTTGTRRYVAVSSTGCKTEDGNKYTYIAQSTYPTVTFQGANVLYPYVTKYEYSNTRPNGKTMFTFNIPNDFVTIGNQSALGGKERIDNGLSDELPIKTSYYKFNSTDSSFSLIKESVNTWELFNFSQDSALMVYPTIEYATSEHCVDSYTDYSSFVYMVKSGGRHLAAVTDNNYDDNGTVFTNTVNYTYNDKNYPQKITKLNSKNDTLVTEMRYPGEHSSTDVNAGVLDHMVTKNMLRQPYWQGNYTNSTLLSYKHTIYSDSWSANDSLIAPKIDSNWQFGNDNSLPAITTAYQSYGKYGNICQLRDGNGLTSAFTWSANGTYPVSQTAGAAINQVMYDGFEDADSWTGITRDATLSHTGTYAGLTTGSSTYTNASWCNVALTTATSFRYSGWVYSNGPGAAISLLMKTSSETGSYTYIDNVSTSTTGQWVYLEKEYSIPAGVAYISLRLDNQGSGKVWFDEVALRPAASQMSHYSYLPLVGMSSKSDEGNHTLYYEFDGLNRLKLIRNKDKNILKMYCYNYAGDINRCEGTTYYNDYQSQTFSKTCTLSGTTTSITYAVDAGKYSSSVSVSDANAKALADIQSNGQAYADLMGDCSYFLSQQMTDTFTATCTDNGVGTTVTYTLSEGADTSTISQDDANTKAKSRLDSLGQRYANSTCTWSNEAQSGTYTRACTAANAEGTAVTYTVAAGKYTSSVSLSVANALAKQEVSDSGQVYANRNGLCYYYSDAQSVSATRECSTGYIGTTVTYTVAARHDSSLISKDSANAAALRYTKANAQSYANTNGACQTCNLLFSKKSGSSNLGTFNVAITNTSTGSTVYQQTFVDPTDAQLAVCSIIASDATYTITITAQNYLYATVNGTEKAISPGYSKSWSLAPTLTIVFSSSGTTTYSSAAVSKSFQKTSCTRDSTGSYVTYTVAAGKYTSTLSQEYVDSLANAYATANGPSYANTNGYCFPSGKNFAIVVKKGGTDPGTVSITATNTSSSTAEVKTTAITEWPYYAAITSGKTFTISIAPIGSGISMTADVNGTQKTVSSGSTITFTGNSAPIMILIWKN, translated from the coding sequence ATGTATATCACAACCCGCACCCGTACTAAGACGATTTTATTTCTGTGGATGTTATTAAGTATTTGTCATTGGGGAAAGGGACAATCCCCGTCCATTATACCACTACCCGCAGAACAGGCAGAACTCTTTAAGTACAATAGCACCCCGGTCAGCATGATGACCGGCGTCCCCCAGATTTCTTACCCGCTTTATGAAATCAATACAGGCTGGATCAAGGTCCCAATTTCACTCAGTTACCATGCATCCGGCATAAAGGTCGGCCAAAAAGCAACATGGGTAGGTCTTGGATGGTCACTTATGGCAGGCGGCTCTATCGCGCGCCAGATCAGGGGAGATGAAGATGAGACAGAAACCTATGGTTGGTTTAATCAAAGCACACCTATTAACAGTTTTGGTAGTGTGGTGACTTATGATGGACGAAAAAACTATTACGAAAGCAGGCCTGACCTGCAACCAGATTTTTTCAATTATAATTTCACTGGTAAATCCGGGCGGTTTCTATATTCCAGGGACCAGAAGAATTTTGTCACCGCCCCCTATCAACCTGTCAGCATTACACATACCAGTGATAATAACTATGTAATCACAGATGACGATGGTAGCCGCTATTTCTTTACACAAAAATTCAACACGACTACTGATAATTCAGGTCTGCAAACACACGTCATCGGCTGGAACCTGACTAAAATCATATCCAATGATGGTGCAGACAGTGTGCTATTTAACTATGCAACCGTCACAGGTAACGGTGATAAAGCCGCCGACGACGTACTAACCTTTAATAAGGTATATCGCAAGAACGTATCTGGTACAGATGATGCGGCCTCCTATGTAGCAGATGAAGTTGTCAAAACCATCTCTTACTCTTATAATAACGTACCTAAAATCAGTGAAATCATTTTCCGTCAGGGGAAAGTGAAGTTCTATGCCAATACCGTCAGGGCCGACTATGCAGGCAATGCGCTGGACAGCATTGTCGTATATAGCAATGATAATGGCACTTACAACCGTGTTAAAAAGGTTTCATTTAACTATAGTTACTTTTACACGGGTAATTCATATCCCAGCTTTACAGATTACCGGCTCAAACTCCTTTCATTTTCCAACGAGGATCTGAATGGAGAACAACCAGAAAAGTATACCTTCAATTACAACAGCACAACCTTACCCAATACCTTATCCTGTTCACAGGATTGGTGGGGATTCTACAATGGTGTAACACAATACACCCTCATGCCCAAACAACTCCCGTCTCAGACAGAAATTCAAAAGTATGGGAAGTTAGGCACTGCAGACAGGTCCGCTTCTGAAACATATATTATGGCAGGAATCCTGAATAAGGTGACCTATCCAACCGGAGGGTATACCACTTACGATTATGCCATGAATAAATATGAGAGAACACCTGATAATAAAGATTCTACAATAGCTTCCATCACACTGGCCGGTCCTGCAAAGGTAGGCGTCACTTATGGCTGGGATAGTGCCACAACGACATTCCAGGTCAGACCTCCTAACAATAACCAGGATTATTACGAGCTGGATATCTCAATAGATTTTTCAGCATCTTCTGCCAATCCACCGCTGAGTTATGCACAGGAGGTACAGCTGAGAGATCTTACCACTGCCAAAATAGTAGCCAGCTGGAATTCTGATACCTATCTCAATGCAGGTACAAACGGGACAGCTCATACGCTCACGGCCACTTACACCTGCGATACCAGTCATACATACCAGTTATACGTGGGGATCAATGATCTACCCACTACTACGGTGACTGCAATCATTTCCATCGCCGTTCCGGACAATAGTACAAAATACAAATATGGTGGTGGAATCCGTGTAGAAACAATCAGTAGTTATAATCTTGACAATACCCTACAGAAGAAAGATGTGTATAAGTATGGGGAAAATGAATCTGGTATTGGCTACATGCCTACTTCAGCGGACGATATGATGACTAATATCTTTTACACTACCGGAACCAGGAGATATGTCGCGGTATCTTCTACTGGTTGTAAAACGGAAGATGGTAACAAATATACTTATATCGCCCAATCTACCTATCCTACTGTCACCTTCCAGGGAGCGAATGTATTGTACCCTTATGTTACAAAGTATGAATACAGCAATACCCGCCCCAATGGTAAAACAATGTTTACTTTTAATATACCCAATGACTTTGTCACCATTGGTAACCAATCTGCCCTTGGAGGAAAGGAAAGAATTGATAACGGGCTTTCAGATGAATTGCCAATAAAGACTTCGTATTATAAATTCAACAGCACTGACAGCTCCTTTTCACTTATAAAAGAATCAGTCAATACCTGGGAGCTATTCAACTTTAGTCAGGACTCTGCCCTCATGGTGTACCCGACAATAGAATACGCTACCTCTGAGCATTGTGTAGACTCTTATACTGACTACAGTTCATTTGTCTACATGGTAAAAAGCGGTGGGCGGCATCTGGCTGCTGTTACAGATAATAACTACGATGATAATGGTACTGTATTCACTAATACGGTCAACTACACCTATAATGATAAAAACTATCCTCAAAAAATCACAAAACTCAATAGTAAAAATGATACCCTGGTCACAGAAATGCGCTACCCCGGTGAACATAGCAGTACAGATGTAAATGCTGGTGTGCTGGACCACATGGTGACTAAAAACATGCTTCGTCAACCCTACTGGCAGGGCAACTATACCAACAGTACCTTATTAAGTTATAAACATACCATTTATAGCGACAGCTGGAGTGCTAATGACAGCCTGATCGCACCAAAAATTGACAGCAACTGGCAATTCGGTAATGATAACAGCTTACCTGCCATCACGACGGCCTATCAGAGCTATGGTAAGTATGGCAACATCTGCCAGCTTAGAGATGGCAATGGTCTCACTTCTGCGTTTACCTGGTCTGCCAATGGCACCTACCCTGTATCACAAACAGCAGGTGCTGCTATTAACCAGGTCATGTACGATGGATTTGAAGATGCTGACAGCTGGACAGGTATCACCCGCGATGCGACCCTATCTCATACCGGCACCTATGCAGGTCTGACTACAGGAAGTAGTACCTATACCAATGCTTCCTGGTGCAATGTCGCATTGACAACCGCTACTTCCTTCCGCTATTCCGGTTGGGTATACAGTAATGGTCCGGGGGCAGCCATCAGTTTACTCATGAAGACCAGCAGCGAAACAGGCAGCTATACCTATATAGATAATGTATCTACATCCACCACCGGGCAATGGGTATATCTCGAAAAAGAATATAGCATCCCTGCCGGCGTCGCCTACATCAGCCTTCGCCTCGATAACCAGGGTAGTGGTAAAGTATGGTTTGATGAAGTGGCACTACGACCCGCAGCATCACAAATGAGCCACTATTCTTATTTACCACTGGTAGGTATGAGCAGTAAATCAGATGAAGGAAATCATACCCTGTACTATGAATTCGACGGATTGAACCGGCTGAAACTAATCAGGAATAAGGATAAGAACATCCTGAAAATGTATTGCTACAACTATGCCGGCGATATAAACAGGTGTGAAGGCACTACCTATTACAACGATTATCAAAGTCAAACTTTCAGCAAAACCTGTACACTGAGTGGAACCACTACCTCCATTACTTATGCGGTCGATGCTGGTAAATATAGCTCAAGCGTAAGTGTGAGTGATGCCAATGCAAAAGCACTCGCCGATATTCAGTCAAACGGACAGGCGTATGCAGACCTGATGGGAGACTGTAGTTATTTCCTGAGTCAGCAAATGACAGACACTTTTACTGCAACATGCACCGATAATGGTGTAGGTACAACAGTCACCTATACCCTTTCAGAAGGTGCAGATACATCCACCATCAGCCAGGACGATGCGAATACAAAAGCAAAATCACGTCTTGACTCACTGGGGCAACGCTATGCCAACAGTACCTGTACGTGGAGCAATGAGGCACAAAGTGGTACCTATACCCGGGCATGTACAGCTGCCAATGCAGAAGGAACAGCGGTTACCTACACCGTTGCAGCCGGTAAATACACCTCTTCAGTCAGCCTCTCAGTTGCCAATGCATTGGCAAAACAGGAAGTATCCGATAGCGGACAGGTATATGCCAACAGAAACGGTCTTTGTTATTATTACAGTGATGCACAATCTGTAAGCGCTACCCGCGAATGTTCTACAGGTTATATAGGTACAACCGTCACCTACACCGTAGCAGCGCGGCACGACTCTTCCCTTATCAGCAAGGATTCAGCCAATGCTGCAGCGCTGAGATATACAAAAGCCAATGCACAATCTTATGCAAATACCAATGGTGCATGTCAAACCTGTAACCTTCTCTTCAGTAAGAAATCCGGTAGCAGCAATTTAGGCACCTTTAATGTGGCCATTACCAATACCTCTACCGGATCCACCGTATACCAACAGACCTTTGTCGATCCGACAGATGCACAGCTGGCAGTATGCTCCATCATCGCCAGTGATGCCACCTATACTATTACCATTACAGCCCAGAATTATCTGTATGCCACCGTGAACGGTACAGAAAAGGCGATCAGTCCGGGCTACAGCAAATCATGGTCACTGGCACCTACACTGACCATTGTCTTTTCTTCCTCCGGCACAACTACATATAGCAGTGCTGCTGTAAGTAAGTCATTCCAGAAAACCAGCTGTACCAGAGACTCTACAGGATCTTACGTTACCTATACCGTGGCAGCCGGCAAGTATACGTCTACCCTATCACAGGAATATGTTGATTCACTGGCCAATGCATATGCTACTGCAAACGGACCATCCTATGCGAATACAAATGGTTACTGCTTCCCTTCAGGTAAGAATTTCGCAATAGTAGTAAAGAAAGGTGGTACCGACCCTGGTACAGTCAGCATCACCGCTACCAATACCAGTAGTAGCACGGCAGAGGTGAAGACAACAGCCATCACGGAATGGCCATATTATGCCGCCATCACCAGTGGTAAAACATTTACAATTTCTATTGCCCCCATTGGTTCCGGCATATCTATGACCGCCGATGTAAATGGCACCCAGAAAACAGTTTCATCTGGCTCCACCATCACTTTCACCGGCAATTCCGCTCCTATTATGATTCTTATCTGGAAAAATTAA
- a CDS encoding helix-turn-helix domain-containing protein translates to MESNVYREIIGKYERGDATPFIDFAKRIADALGVSLDYLVGEGINAHFDKKTLQRIQDIEKLDEDTKEKVYFLIDNIIQNTKAKKAFNS, encoded by the coding sequence GTGGAGAGCAACGTATACAGAGAGATTATAGGCAAGTATGAGCGTGGGGATGCTACGCCATTCATCGATTTCGCAAAACGGATTGCTGACGCACTGGGCGTATCACTGGATTACCTGGTGGGTGAAGGGATTAACGCTCACTTTGATAAAAAAACGCTGCAACGTATCCAGGACATTGAGAAGCTCGATGAGGATACTAAAGAGAAGGTGTATTTCCTTATTGATAACATTATTCAAAATACTAAGGCTAAAAAAGCCTTTAACTCATAA
- a CDS encoding immunity 53 family protein produces MSEILSWISQWMTSNCNGSWEHMYGVKIGTLDNPGWYVTIDLTDTELESLEMETDVIENTEDDWYYYKVKDKKYFGAGDLNKLEFLLYAFKDLVEKHKA; encoded by the coding sequence ATGTCAGAAATACTTTCGTGGATTTCACAATGGATGACTTCTAATTGTAATGGATCTTGGGAACATATGTATGGAGTAAAAATTGGTACCCTTGATAATCCTGGTTGGTATGTTACAATTGACTTGACTGATACAGAACTAGAAAGCTTGGAGATGGAAACAGATGTAATAGAAAATACTGAAGATGATTGGTATTACTATAAGGTTAAGGATAAAAAATATTTTGGTGCCGGAGATTTAAATAAATTAGAATTCTTGCTTTATGCATTTAAAGACTTAGTAGAAAAACATAAGGCGTAA